One window of Pseudacidobacterium ailaaui genomic DNA carries:
- a CDS encoding nicotinate phosphoribosyltransferase: MIINLARRAHNHNWELDPITRSLLDTDFYKLLMLQFIWKWFPNTRASFSLINRSSQVRLAEIINMHELREQLEHTRKLRFHKSELIWLAGNTFYGQRSIFEPAFLDWLEHSFRLSDYELSQRDGQIVLNFEGRWTETTLWEIYALTQVSELKTRASLKNLSEFELDILYARAKTRLWEKMARLRGVPRLSVSDFGTRRRHSFLWQEYVVKAMSDVLGESFKGTSNTYLAYKHDLEAIGTNAHELPMALAALANSEEELRASQYRLLDLWQQTYQGELLVLLPDTYGTTQFLEHAPDWVADWTGQRADSKDPFLAGDEYIAWLEKRGRDPRKKLFIASDALDVDSILALHAYFSGVILNGHAPNSFRSASDFLDETKWKPDRRIRFSAGWGTLLTNDFRDCNPRHHDGFDPLSLVCKMNDVDGRPTVKLSDNFEKSLGPPEELERYRRVFGTDGVARMPLIA; this comes from the coding sequence GTGATCATTAATCTCGCGCGGCGCGCCCACAACCATAACTGGGAGCTCGATCCCATTACCCGCTCCCTGCTGGATACGGATTTTTACAAGCTGCTCATGCTCCAGTTCATCTGGAAATGGTTTCCGAACACCCGGGCGTCCTTCTCGCTCATCAATCGTTCCTCCCAGGTGCGGCTGGCAGAAATCATCAACATGCACGAATTGCGCGAGCAACTGGAGCACACACGCAAACTGCGCTTCCACAAATCAGAACTGATCTGGCTGGCAGGCAATACCTTCTATGGGCAGCGCAGCATCTTCGAGCCTGCATTTCTTGATTGGCTGGAACACAGCTTCCGCCTCTCAGATTATGAGCTGTCTCAAAGAGACGGCCAGATTGTCCTGAACTTTGAAGGCCGATGGACAGAGACCACTCTGTGGGAGATCTACGCCCTCACACAGGTCAGCGAACTAAAAACCCGCGCCAGCCTCAAAAACCTCAGCGAATTTGAACTTGACATCCTGTATGCCCGGGCCAAGACCCGCCTCTGGGAAAAAATGGCGCGTCTGCGCGGTGTTCCTCGCCTCAGCGTCAGCGACTTCGGCACTCGCCGCCGTCACAGCTTTCTCTGGCAGGAATACGTGGTCAAGGCCATGAGCGATGTTCTCGGCGAAAGCTTCAAAGGCACATCCAATACGTATCTGGCCTACAAGCATGACCTTGAAGCCATCGGCACCAACGCACACGAGCTGCCCATGGCGCTGGCCGCATTGGCCAACTCTGAAGAAGAACTGCGCGCCTCCCAATACCGTCTGCTCGACCTATGGCAGCAGACCTACCAGGGCGAACTTCTGGTCCTGCTTCCAGACACCTACGGGACTACACAGTTCCTGGAGCATGCCCCGGACTGGGTTGCCGACTGGACTGGACAACGCGCCGACAGCAAAGATCCCTTCCTGGCCGGCGACGAATACATTGCCTGGCTGGAGAAACGCGGCCGTGACCCGCGAAAAAAGCTCTTCATCGCCTCCGATGCCCTCGACGTTGATTCTATCCTCGCCCTACACGCATATTTTTCCGGTGTGATTCTGAATGGCCACGCGCCCAACAGCTTCCGCAGCGCCAGCGATTTCCTCGACGAAACCAAGTGGAAACCCGACCGCCGCATCCGCTTCAGCGCCGGCTGGGGCACCCTGCTCACGAATGACTTCCGGGACTGCAACCCCCGACACCACGACGGCTTCGACCCCCTCAGCCTGGTCTGCAAGATGAATGATGTGGACGGACGGCCCACGGTGAAACTCTCTGACAATTTTGAAAAGTCCCTCGGGCCGCCGGAAGAGCTGGAACGCTATCGCCGCGTCTTTGGCACCGATGGCGTGGCACGTATGCCGCTCATCGCCTGA